gaggggagggaggtggaggtggaggcgttTTGTTTCTCGTGTGAAGTGTGCTTCGTTCAGGCTCACGTTTTccgagggcgacggcgacttgcTGTGGGGCGCGGAGAAAATCTAGCAAGGCGTCGGAGTTGGGCGGGCGCGCGGACGGACTGCTCTGCTTCTGAAGGGGGGAGAGTATCTGTAGTTTCTTGCGATGGCCGAGATCTGCTGCGAGGAGGCCAAGTCGCCGCCGACCACCGTCTCGGCGGCCGCTGTAGCGGCAGCGGTCTCAGCGTCGTCGGCTGCAGCCGCCGTCTCCTCGGCGATAGACAGGCGGCGCCGTCGGATGGAAATGAGGCGGTTCCGCATCGCAAGTGATCTCGAGCTGGCAACCGGAGAGGACGCGCGCCCCGGGAAGCGGCAGAGGCTGGCGCGCACGGTGTCTGGCGCCACGGGCTCTGACGGGGATTCGGTGTCTCAGCGGCCGAGCTGTGGTTGTACGGAAGAGTTCCCGAGGTACGGGGTCACCGCCGTctgcggccgccgtcgcgagATGGAAGATGCGGTGTCCATCAGACCGGATTTCTTGCTTGATTCCGGCAAGCATCATTTTTACGGCGTCTTCGACGGCCATGGCTGCTCCCATGTAAGTATTTGCTGATGTCTAAATCAGCGAGCCGTTTAGTGATCTCCCTACATGTAATTAAGCGTGCTGATTAGCTTGACTTTTATGAATATTAGGTTGCGACGGCATGCCAGGAAAGGATGCACGAGCTGGTCGCGGAGGAGCACAGCAAAGCGGGCTCTGGCGAAGTGGCCCCGTGGAAGGATGTGATGGAGAGGAGCTTCGCGCGGATGGACGGGGAGGTCGCTAACCGGGCGTCCACACGCAGCGACCAAGAGCCCGACTGCCCGTGCGAGCAGCAGACGCCTTCGCGTCGCGACCACGCGGGttccaccgccgtcgtcgccgttgtcaCGCCAACACAGGTTGTCGTCGCCAACGCCGGGGACTCCCGCGCCGTCCTCTCTCGTGCCGGCGTCCCCGTCGCGCTCTCCGTTGACCACAAAGTACGTATGCTCGCATCACTGGCCGGCAACGCCTTTCCCGTCCATCTGCGAAAATCGTAACTTTGTCCGTCCATGAGCGTGTGCCTGACATGGTCGATATCTGGAATGGTTCAGCCTGATCGTCCCGACGAGCTGGAACGAAtcgaggcggcgggcggccgCGTCATTTACTGGGACGGCGCCCGGGTGCTCGGCGTCCTCGCCATGTCTCGAGCCATCGGTGAGCTCTAGTTTACCCTTGTCGTCGTCTCAAGAATTTTGCTATGGCACCCGGATCCGAACTCACCTGCGTATGGGCGCGCAGGGGATGGATACCTTAAGCCGTACGTGACGTCGGAGCCGGAGGTGACCGTGACGGAgcgcaccgacgacgacgagtgcCTGATCCTGGCCAGCGACGGGCTATGGGACGTTGTAACCAACGAGATGGCGTGTGAGGTCGTGAAGGCGTGCTTCCACAACAATGGTCCGCCGGCACCGGCCGCGCGGCCGGTCGGCGTGCCCCCATCAGCCGAGGTGGAAGCCGAGGACGGAGACGCATCGGTGAAGGGGATAAACAGAGCGGAGTCCGACAAGGCGTGCTCCGACGCGGCCATGCTGCTAACGAAGTTGGCGCtggcgcggcggagcgcggACAATGtcagcgtcgtcgtcgtagaTCTCCGCCGGGGATTTTGATTCTTGGCGCATTATTCTAATGCTCCATGATTGTtttctttactttttaaatctaagctattttttcctttaaatatcttccttcctttttttgtttattagtTTTAGTGTTACTAGCAGCTCCTACCAAGATGAATGAATATAATagcctctctttctttttttcacaaaCGCGAACCGGGCAGATAACCACAAGAGGGATTGTAACCGGAAGATTTTGGAATCAAGAATCAATACGCACACCTTTAATCCTACCGTAGTTAATCGTTATTCGATCCCAGATGTCCTCTGCATCCATACCGGTAAAACTAGCAAGATGCTGGGTTGATCGCTACTAGTAGTGCTACCAAATATGGAGCATCTTCATGAAGGAATTGAAGCAAGAAAAAGCTCACCCCTCATGTCCAGTGCTAACAACAGCGCACGTCCATCGTGCAATCTACTAAAAAAAGGGGTGAAAAAACACGTCCGATTGGGTGGCTATTTTGGTGGCCATCCTAGGATGAGGACAGACAGCAGAGCATAGAAATTGATGCTGATTCATGCGTGGGGGCCGCGCCGTGGTGCGCTGAACTCGGACGAGATGCTCATGCTCCACAGCTTTCTGCGTGGAAATGGAGGGTGTTTTCTTCTGTTAAAGTTGAGCCTGCCTCAATGATGCGACCCACGAGCAATAGCTGGGGTCCGCGTGtcgccccccaccccccctcCTCTTTCTTTCGTCCTCTGATCCTCTCGATGGCCCTTTGCGTTGGCGACGTAGCACCGAGACCGAGCCACACCGGAGCACTGCACTGTTGGATGCGTGCCCGCGCGAGTTAGGCGCCGCAGCATTATTGAGCAACACGCCTCCTCGGCGCCCCAGCCGGGCGTTTCCGCAAACTGCACATGACACGACGCGACCGGGAGAAAGGGAACCAGCTGTCGCGGTACAGGTAGAGGTAGCAGCATGGCTGCATGGGTGGGTGACTCCGTGCTGACTCGACCCGGATGCGTGCGCGCGTGCCGAATCGTTCCCCGTCTGGATTCCGGGGCCAAACCCCTCCTAAAAAATAGTCGCGGCCTCGCGGGGGCGACGTGTCGCAACGCGCGCCTCCGAAGCGCGCGGGGAGGGGAGTGTCACTCTCACGCGGCTCGCGGGCTCGCGACGGAGCGGAGGCCGAAGTGCCCGGCACGACACCCCTGCGCCTGAGCGTAGGGGTTGACACGGACGGGGgagcgcgtcgccgtcgtggatCCAGCAAAGGGAGATACGGGGGAGATCCTTCGGCGGCAAGGaccgcgggggggggggggggggggggggggggggggggggggggtggagcGCAACAGAGGAAAAGTTGCAGCGATCGCGATGGGACGCCGTTCGTTTTTTGTGCGATGGGAGACGAGGACGACGGACGGATTACGGATCCTGGGAGCAGAGGGCGACCGGGTGAGCCTATGCGCTATTATACCCTGGTTGAGTAGCTGGCTCGCTCGGTGGTGAGGTTGTTAAAAAAGATATAGAAGAATAATATAGttcaatagaaattttagagataaaagataaaataatataaaaacataatataatatttgactggTACTCAAAATCTCTATATCTTATGTACCTTATAtatatgagtaattttacgtTTTTTAAGTAGATACTAagatatactaaaattttagtgtaaaagtaTACAGCGATCGCGATGGGACACCGTTCGTTTTTCTGCCGATGGGAGACGAGGACGACGGACGGATTACGGATCCCGGGAGCAGAGGGCGACCGGGTGAGCCTATGCGCTATTATACCCTGGTTGAGTAGCTGGCTCGCACGGTGGTGAGGTtgttaaaaaaagatatagaaGAATAATATAGttcaatagaaattttagagataaaagataaaataatataaaaacataatataatatttgactggTACTCAAAATCTCTATATCTTATGTACCTTATAtatatgagtaattttacgtTTTTTAAGTAGATACTAagatatactaaaattttagtgtaaaagtaTACAGCGATCGCGATGGGACACCGTTCGTTTTTCTGCCGATGGGAGACGAGGACGACGGACGGATTACGGATCCCGGGAGCAGAGGGCGACCGGGTGAGCCTATGCGCTATTATACCCTGGTTGAGTAGCTGGCTCGCACGGTGGTGAGGtctttaaaaaagatatagaAGAATAATATAGTTCAATAGAAatcttagagataaaagataaaataatataaaaatataatataatatttgactggCACTCAAAATCTCTATATcttatgtattttatatatatgagtaattttacgtTTTTTAAGTAGATACTAagatataccaaaattttagtgtaaaatttgataactcctaatgtaaaattttacattaaaattttagtatctacTGGTACCTTCTcacgaactgtaaaattgttatataatatatataaccacGAGAATCAACGTAGTATAGAACAATTCATGTGATTTCTtctattcaatattttccacaGAGATAACATCAGAGGAAGCGGATGGGATGAACAGTTCATTCATAACCCCTGTTTTTtcacttctatttatacttataaactaaaatttaatttttcaatctaaaatataaagtttattttatgtttttttcaccaaagttaaATTTCCAGGATTGGATTTTAAATCATTGAGAAtacgtgtataaaatttttatttacaaatttgtaaatatggcTAATTCGTGCATCCAATCATGCATGAACTGATTGATGGTAGGCGTAGCCTTATATGAGTAATAAGATGCTTACTAGCTAGAACTATATTTGTCACagaaaaacttcattttttgatttatgtatGTAGCGTGGCATCAAATCAGAGCTTAGATTTGAGTAGTAGTAGCATGGCACCAAATCAGAGCTTAGATTTGAGGAGCTCAGAAACACAAATGCAACCTAgttgataaaaattttatcatccttaagaaGTTAACAGGAGgtatcattattttctatataaaatttggtacactactagaagaaattttatatagaaaatcgTGGTACATCATCTGCCACTCAACACAAATGCATAGGTATGCAATGGCTTGTTTAGTCGTTTTCCGTCTTTCATCATGTCTTGTCCCAAGAAGGCCTTCAAACCATGCTTTTGTTTTCACAAGCCGCTAGCTGGGCCTCCACCAAATACTTTCACGGACATTGTACGATATGGCTTTATTTCTGGGTCCACCGAAGAGGAAGTCTACTGTGTGCCACACCTTCAAAAGGGATTGGGCCGGGAGATATGGCTAAATGTCATCGTAGatttttaccttttcttcCCCTAAAAAGGTCTCACCTTTGTCGTGCTTTCAAGCACATGATAAGTTTGATAACCCCAACTGtttatgggttttttttttctgccaaTGGGGAGTTTTTCATTGTTACGTAGAGAATTAATATCCTTCACCTATATATTGAGAAACAGTACGCAGCACGTATAGGAAAAGTCATCTTAGGCagtcaaacttttttttgacttCACAAGTTTCAAAGCTGTCCGTTAGAGGGGAGCCATACTAGCCACCGTTCATTGAAAACTGTCGGGGAAAATGATCCCATACGGTACGAAATAGCAATAGAACAAACTAATTCAATTATAATAAAGGATATCTTTGTGAGATATGAGATGTCCTAAATAAAGGAGCTACAAGTATAATGACAATATGTTGTTGGTTGGGATGTACAGAGTAATTAACACCTTATCTTATCGCTTTCGcttataaatctaaatttgattttttagctttaattcaaagttaattttgagagtTTCTTTtatcgaattttatttttttagccttgatttttatatcactaaaaatacatatataaaagttttatttacaaattatttttcacttacaaaaatattattttttacatgaaaaaactaaacaatcaccctcttaataacaaaaaaaaatctcagacAAACAAGTATGCAAAAGTAATTACACAgtacaaaatagaaaaaaaagactaattcaattctaaaaaaatagatatatttttaacatgtgAGATGCCATGAACAAAGGAACACAATTGTCGTTGATTGGGATATACAGAATTATCCTAATTGGTTATGATTGTGTTTGTTTAAGTAGATTATTTCTTACCTTTTGTGCGCATGTCTTTtgaactactaaacaatatattttttaaaaaaagtttttatatggaaattcatcatcttactttttcaaagaagattctttaattttatgcttgttaattttatcatttataatattagatagataaaaaacaaataatcttttatcgtTCATCTGTTCATCTAGGAAAAGAATATAGCATAGTCTTATTTTattcattaaaataaaacattgtgTCATACATTATACTAGAATGACTATTGGGTCTcttttaaccatttgttttgttcaaaaatttacacacttattagttattattttattgtgatttgacTTACTATTAAAGACATATAGcgtgacttatatttttatatatttaaaaaaatttaaataaataaaatgattaaacgtagatctaaaaagtcaataat
This is a stretch of genomic DNA from Oryza brachyantha chromosome 1, ObraRS2, whole genome shotgun sequence. It encodes these proteins:
- the LOC102707076 gene encoding probable protein phosphatase 2C 9: MAEICCEEAKSPPTTVSAAAVAAAVSASSAAAAVSSAIDRRRRRMEMRRFRIASDLELATGEDARPGKRQRLARTVSGATGSDGDSVSQRPSCGCTEEFPRYGVTAVCGRRREMEDAVSIRPDFLLDSGKHHFYGVFDGHGCSHVATACQERMHELVAEEHSKAGSGEVAPWKDVMERSFARMDGEVANRASTRSDQEPDCPCEQQTPSRRDHAGSTAVVAVVTPTQVVVANAGDSRAVLSRAGVPVALSVDHKPDRPDELERIEAAGGRVIYWDGARVLGVLAMSRAIGDGYLKPYVTSEPEVTVTERTDDDECLILASDGLWDVVTNEMACEVVKACFHNNGPPAPAARPVGVPPSAEVEAEDGDASVKGINRAESDKACSDAAMLLTKLALARRSADNVSVVVVDLRRGF